A single Methanocaldococcus bathoardescens DNA region contains:
- a CDS encoding class I SAM-dependent methyltransferase, protein MNVFDKYAEEYDRWFDENEIIYKSEIEALKRHIPEGKGLEIGIGTGRFAKPFNIKIGVDISKEMAKIAEKRGIKVIIAKGEDLPFKDEEFDFVLINTVLEFAENPKKMIEEARRVLKSGGKIIIGIIDKNSFLGKIYEEKKQKSKFYKDANFLSAKEVIEMLKELGFKNIKVTQTIFKEIDKVDKVEVKDGYGEGGFVAISAEKI, encoded by the coding sequence ATGAATGTCTTTGATAAATATGCTGAAGAGTATGATAGATGGTTTGATGAAAACGAAATTATCTATAAATCAGAGATTGAAGCATTAAAAAGACATATTCCAGAAGGTAAAGGGTTGGAGATAGGAATAGGAACTGGAAGATTTGCTAAACCATTTAATATAAAAATTGGTGTTGATATATCAAAAGAAATGGCCAAAATAGCTGAAAAGAGAGGAATAAAAGTTATAATAGCAAAGGGAGAAGATTTGCCTTTCAAAGATGAAGAGTTTGATTTTGTTTTAATAAATACTGTCTTAGAGTTTGCAGAGAATCCAAAAAAGATGATAGAAGAGGCAAGGAGGGTTTTAAAAAGCGGAGGAAAAATAATTATCGGAATTATAGATAAAAATAGCTTTTTAGGAAAGATATATGAAGAAAAAAAGCAAAAAAGTAAATTTTACAAAGACGCAAATTTTTTATCAGCTAAGGAAGTTATAGAAATGTTAAAAGAGTTAGGATTTAAAAATATAAAGGTTACACAGACAATTTTTAAAGAAATTGATAAAGTTGATAAGGTTGAAGTTAAAGATGGATATGGAGAAGGTGGATTTGTAGCTATTTCTGCTGAAAAGATTTAA
- a CDS encoding helix-turn-helix domain-containing protein: MKDINIGLAIEYKGKLITQNQIKLLMALHKTKSQNEASKLLNISPSSFNIQLKRLENKLGVKLYYSSPNGTILTDTGLEILETYNSYSKRLKNHFFTVSGFVSGEIAKILFENPIITSFDNALKLLKMGFVDILGVDDSYWIYRLGDERFLKSEIGSSDFNIFLIAYDNFVMVSKKEFDYKNLVGVRFSSQRIVYNILKKEGIKFKVKIKTKNPFRAIELVNEGYSLFLNESLLKYVDGDFNVEYPNFYKKTVHAINFISFGKDIEIDKKELKKIKKLGFKYECL; this comes from the coding sequence ATGAAGGACATTAATATTGGCTTAGCTATTGAATATAAGGGGAAGTTAATTACACAAAACCAAATAAAACTTTTAATGGCTTTACATAAAACAAAATCTCAAAATGAGGCATCAAAGTTGTTAAATATTTCCCCTTCTTCTTTTAATATTCAATTAAAAAGATTGGAGAATAAGTTAGGGGTTAAGCTATATTATTCATCCCCAAATGGGACAATTTTAACAGATACAGGCTTAGAGATTTTAGAAACTTACAACTCATATAGCAAAAGATTAAAAAATCACTTTTTTACAGTTTCTGGATTTGTAAGTGGTGAGATTGCCAAAATATTATTTGAAAATCCAATAATAACTTCTTTTGATAATGCCTTAAAATTATTAAAAATGGGATTTGTTGATATTTTGGGTGTTGATGATAGCTACTGGATTTATAGGTTGGGAGATGAGAGATTTTTAAAGTCAGAGATTGGTAGTTCTGACTTTAATATATTTTTAATTGCCTATGACAACTTTGTAATGGTTAGTAAAAAAGAGTTTGATTACAAAAATTTAGTTGGTGTTAGATTTAGCTCACAGAGGATAGTTTATAACATTTTAAAGAAAGAAGGGATAAAATTTAAGGTAAAAATTAAAACAAAAAATCCATTTAGGGCTATAGAGTTGGTTAATGAAGGCTATAGCTTGTTTTTAAATGAGAGTTTATTGAAATATGTAGATGGAGATTTTAATGTTGAATATCCCAACTTTTATAAAAAGACAGTTCATGCAATAAACTTTATTAGCTTTGGTAAAGATATTGAGATAGATAAAAAAGAACTTAAAAAAATAAAAAAATTGGGTTTTAAGTATGAATGTCTTTGA
- the dapF gene encoding diaminopimelate epimerase, which produces MEFTKMHALGNDYIIINEFDGEKVKEEEKAEFSRKICRRGFSVGADGVIFIQKPTSDEYDVRFRIFNSDGSEAEMCGNGIRCFSKYVYERIMKKNPLRVETKGGLRVSEMEIEGDEVKKIKVYMGVPKFKLKDIPMVVDGYKEDDEFLNGELKLKNPYLPKVKLSVVNVGNPHAVIFVEDNGIDLDFVREHLDVIGKEIEHHEAFPERINVHFVKVLNPNEIRIVTWERGAGYTTACGTGTTASVIIAHKLGKTSNRVLAHLDGGDLEIEIKDDDIYMIGDAVMVYDAKLLNIGW; this is translated from the coding sequence ATGGAATTTACAAAGATGCACGCTCTTGGGAATGATTACATAATTATAAATGAGTTTGATGGAGAGAAAGTTAAAGAAGAGGAAAAAGCAGAGTTTTCAAGAAAAATTTGCAGAAGAGGTTTTTCAGTTGGGGCTGATGGTGTCATCTTTATACAAAAACCTACATCTGATGAGTATGATGTGAGATTTAGAATCTTTAACAGTGATGGTTCTGAGGCAGAGATGTGTGGTAATGGAATTAGATGCTTCTCAAAATACGTTTATGAGAGAATAATGAAAAAAAATCCATTGAGAGTAGAGACTAAAGGGGGTTTAAGAGTTTCTGAAATGGAAATAGAAGGGGATGAAGTAAAGAAAATTAAAGTCTATATGGGAGTTCCAAAGTTTAAATTAAAAGATATACCAATGGTTGTTGATGGTTATAAAGAGGATGATGAGTTTTTAAATGGAGAGCTAAAATTAAAAAATCCTTATTTACCTAAGGTTAAGTTGAGTGTAGTTAATGTAGGAAATCCACATGCAGTTATATTTGTTGAAGATAATGGTATTGATTTAGATTTTGTTAGAGAACACTTAGATGTTATTGGAAAAGAAATAGAGCACCATGAAGCATTCCCAGAGAGAATTAATGTGCATTTTGTAAAAGTTTTGAATCCTAATGAAATTAGGATTGTTACCTGGGAAAGAGGAGCTGGATACACAACCGCATGCGGAACTGGAACAACTGCCTCTGTAATTATAGCCCACAAACTTGGTAAAACAAGTAATAGGGTTTTAGCTCACTTAGATGGTGGAGATTTAGAGATTGAAATTAAAGATGATGACATCTATATGATTGGAGATGCAGTAATGGTTTATGATGCAAAACTACTAAATATTGGATGGTAA
- a CDS encoding PRC-barrel domain-containing protein, whose product MEKMPAKLLFERNVIGNMGSVIGRVKDIIFDEKVGKLVSLEIEPVENSPVMVEEGKNVLIPYKIVVAVKDVVVIDEKCLNKISIRPSTH is encoded by the coding sequence ATGGAAAAAATGCCTGCTAAGTTGTTATTTGAAAGAAATGTAATAGGAAATATGGGTAGTGTAATAGGCAGAGTTAAGGACATTATTTTCGATGAAAAAGTAGGAAAATTGGTTTCTTTAGAGATTGAGCCTGTTGAAAATAGTCCAGTGATGGTAGAAGAAGGGAAAAATGTTTTAATACCTTATAAAATTGTAGTGGCTGTTAAAGATGTTGTTGTAATAGATGAAAAATGCTTAAATAAAATAAGTATAAGGCCTTCAACTCATTAA
- the cobY gene encoding adenosylcobinamide-phosphate guanylyltransferase: MDALVMAGGKGTRMGNVEKPIVKVCDKCIIDYVLSPLLKSKVKNIFVAVSPNTPKTKEYVISTYKSYKNISVIDTSGNGYINDLNECIEYFSEPFLVVSSDLINLTSKIINSIVDYYYFIKSKNPDVEALAVMIPKEKYPNPSIEFNGLVPVGINVLSPKHGYQKEEIMVIEELIFNVNTKDDLKLAKMLLNGRK; the protein is encoded by the coding sequence ATGGATGCCTTAGTTATGGCTGGTGGTAAAGGGACGAGAATGGGAAATGTGGAAAAGCCAATAGTTAAGGTTTGTGATAAATGCATTATAGATTATGTTCTTTCTCCCTTATTAAAATCAAAGGTAAAAAATATATTTGTTGCTGTATCCCCTAACACTCCAAAAACAAAAGAATATGTAATATCAACTTATAAGAGTTATAAAAATATTTCAGTTATAGATACTTCTGGTAATGGCTATATCAATGATTTAAATGAATGCATTGAATATTTTTCAGAGCCATTTTTAGTCGTTAGCTCTGATTTGATTAACTTAACATCGAAAATTATTAATAGTATAGTTGATTACTACTACTTTATTAAATCTAAAAATCCAGATGTTGAGGCATTAGCTGTTATGATTCCTAAAGAGAAATATCCTAATCCATCAATCGAGTTTAATGGCTTAGTTCCTGTAGGGATAAACGTTTTATCACCAAAGCATGGATATCAAAAAGAAGAGATTATGGTTATTGAGGAGTTGATATTTAATGTTAATACTAAAGATGATTTAAAACTTGCTAAAATGCTCTTGAATGGAAGGAAATAA
- the asnB gene encoding asparagine synthase (glutamine-hydrolyzing) has translation MCSISGIIVKESQIPAKYAIDMMKILKHRGRDNSGLLLDDEVIYFEDFEDVEDLEDEMIGNLSLAHNRLAIVGRYGVQPIPNEDEDIWLVCNGEIYNYIELMEYLKEYHEFRTDSDNEVIVHLYEEGMLEELDGDYAFAIYDKSKNIVLLARDVFGVKPLFYIDTGNYFAFASERKALWHLLINIDGCEKDLDKLNSKIKTLKPNSQLIYYLDDNKFDIIENFKKIELNYMKERSYEEAKEYLDKALKKAVLKRVRGLDKVGIICSGGVDSSLIAKLASQYCEVILYAVGTENSEDLIYAERLAKDLNLKLRKKIISEDEYEKYVFNVAKAIDEVDLMKIGVGIPIYVASEMANKDGLKVVLSGQGADELFGGYARHERIYKEKGEEGLKKELLKDVNNLYKVNLERDDHCTMANGIELRVPFLDEEVVGIALSIPVDYKISELRKKILRDVASKYLPDYIAYRPKKAAQYGSGGEKMIYKVAKKYGYSKKRINEFLDMLKRKIVE, from the coding sequence ATGTGCTCAATAAGTGGGATAATAGTTAAAGAAAGTCAAATTCCTGCAAAATATGCAATAGATATGATGAAAATTTTAAAGCATAGGGGGAGAGATAATTCTGGGCTATTATTGGATGATGAAGTAATTTACTTTGAGGATTTTGAAGATGTTGAGGATTTAGAAGATGAGATGATTGGAAATTTAAGCTTAGCCCACAACAGGTTAGCAATAGTTGGAAGATATGGTGTTCAACCAATACCTAATGAAGACGAAGATATATGGTTGGTTTGTAATGGAGAAATCTACAACTACATTGAATTAATGGAATACTTAAAGGAATATCATGAATTTAGAACAGATAGTGATAATGAAGTTATAGTCCATCTATATGAAGAAGGAATGTTGGAAGAGTTGGATGGAGATTATGCATTTGCCATATATGATAAATCAAAAAATATTGTGTTGTTAGCAAGGGATGTATTTGGAGTTAAGCCATTGTTTTATATAGATACGGGTAATTATTTTGCATTTGCTTCTGAAAGAAAGGCATTATGGCATTTGTTAATAAATATTGATGGATGTGAAAAAGATTTGGATAAATTAAATAGCAAAATTAAAACATTAAAACCAAATTCACAGCTAATTTATTATTTGGATGATAATAAGTTTGATATTATTGAAAACTTTAAAAAGATAGAGCTAAATTATATGAAAGAAAGAAGTTATGAAGAAGCTAAGGAATATTTAGACAAAGCATTAAAAAAAGCGGTGTTAAAGAGAGTTAGAGGATTAGATAAAGTAGGAATTATCTGTTCTGGTGGAGTTGATAGCTCATTGATTGCAAAATTAGCCTCTCAATACTGTGAAGTTATTTTATATGCTGTTGGAACTGAAAATAGTGAAGATTTAATCTATGCTGAGAGATTAGCTAAGGATTTAAATTTGAAGCTAAGGAAGAAGATTATTTCAGAAGATGAATATGAGAAGTATGTTTTTAATGTAGCTAAAGCAATAGATGAAGTTGATTTGATGAAAATAGGTGTTGGAATTCCTATATACGTTGCTTCTGAAATGGCTAATAAAGATGGATTAAAGGTTGTTCTATCTGGACAAGGGGCTGATGAGTTGTTTGGTGGATATGCAAGGCATGAAAGGATTTATAAAGAAAAAGGAGAGGAAGGGCTAAAAAAAGAACTATTAAAAGATGTAAATAACCTATATAAAGTAAATTTAGAGAGGGATGACCACTGCACAATGGCTAACGGTATAGAGTTGAGAGTTCCTTTCTTAGATGAGGAAGTTGTTGGGATAGCATTATCAATTCCTGTTGATTACAAAATATCTGAACTCAGAAAGAAGATTTTAAGAGATGTTGCTTCTAAATATCTACCAGATTATATTGCTTATAGGCCAAAAAAAGCCGCTCAATATGGAAGTGGTGGGGAGAAGATGATTTATAAAGTTGCTAAAAAATATGGCTACTCAAAAAAGAGAATTAATGAGTTTTTGGACATGTTGAAGAGAAAGATTGTTGAGTAG
- a CDS encoding pentapeptide repeat-containing protein, with product MEESKIKVKVIDKKTGEVIGDFYDMFIDALKNRRDFWLENCIVEGDINILNIYERIKEKIKDKNDKNRLKELITKRDDDKGTIVEINIDIHICIDNVEFKGNFILYYISRNIEIIKTIFKNGIVFSNSTFEKDVVFMKSTFENMSIFGNLTFKGRVDFSNAIFKKTEFSRLIFEKETFFNNSIFENVKFLGCIFENDVLFVETEFNGEKLEFKNLIFKKITKFEEISFKLLIFSECIFEYISHFKSKKDNNGFAVFYKCAFGHKEVIIENFPLSKTSFLLTDMREALILCDEEKEEILSHKLLKLKENAEGIYKEACKILKDDLDYKSVLAEYRNLRISIENNRTYVEASELFIYEMALLKEGFDKEIEQIKQNSRIVQKLDNLLSKLKFVDSILDKIKQHIINDETKNLAKYILLLSGKWIIKFYGAISDYGESITKPIAISLILVLFVFPILLPIISSEYLKHFIDSIGLYIYNLAPEPLKNIILHYNELLEQTLRAFFQLKMNINKNHACDELKTLASYEWLIRIISLILLGSLFIAIKRRLERK from the coding sequence GTGGAAGAAAGTAAAATCAAAGTTAAAGTTATTGATAAAAAAACTGGAGAAGTTATTGGAGATTTTTATGATATGTTTATTGATGCTTTAAAGAATAGGAGAGATTTTTGGTTAGAAAATTGTATTGTTGAAGGAGATATTAATATTTTGAATATTTATGAAAGGATTAAAGAAAAAATTAAAGATAAAAATGATAAAAATAGGCTGAAGGAATTAATTACTAAACGAGATGATGATAAAGGCACGATTGTAGAAATAAACATAGATATACATATATGTATTGATAATGTTGAATTTAAAGGAAATTTCATATTATACTATATAAGTAGAAATATTGAAATAATTAAAACAATATTTAAAAATGGTATTGTTTTTAGTAATTCAACATTCGAAAAGGATGTTGTATTTATGAAATCAACATTTGAAAACATGTCTATTTTTGGTAATTTGACATTTAAAGGAAGAGTTGATTTTAGTAATGCAATATTTAAAAAAACTGAATTTAGTAGATTAATATTTGAGAAAGAAACTTTTTTTAATAATTCAATATTTGAAAATGTTAAATTTTTAGGATGTATTTTTGAAAACGACGTATTATTTGTAGAAACAGAATTTAATGGTGAGAAATTAGAATTTAAAAATTTAATATTTAAAAAAATAACAAAATTTGAGGAAATTTCTTTTAAGTTATTAATTTTTTCAGAATGTATTTTTGAATATATTTCTCACTTTAAGAGTAAAAAAGATAATAACGGTTTTGCAGTATTTTATAAATGTGCTTTTGGACATAAGGAAGTGATAATAGAAAACTTTCCGTTATCAAAAACATCATTTTTATTAACAGATATGAGAGAGGCATTAATATTATGTGATGAAGAAAAAGAAGAAATTTTAAGCCATAAACTTTTAAAATTGAAAGAAAATGCTGAAGGAATATATAAAGAAGCATGTAAAATCCTAAAAGACGATTTAGATTATAAATCAGTCCTCGCAGAATACAGAAACCTAAGAATCTCCATTGAAAATAATAGAACTTATGTTGAAGCATCGGAGTTATTTATCTATGAAATGGCATTGTTAAAGGAAGGATTTGATAAAGAGATAGAGCAAATAAAACAAAACTCAAGAATAGTGCAAAAATTAGATAACTTACTATCAAAACTCAAATTTGTTGATTCAATCTTAGATAAAATAAAACAACACATAATTAATGATGAGACAAAGAATTTAGCAAAATATATTCTCTTATTATCTGGAAAATGGATTATTAAGTTTTATGGGGCAATATCTGACTATGGAGAATCAATAACAAAACCTATTGCAATATCACTAATTTTAGTGTTGTTTGTATTTCCTATTTTATTACCAATTATTAGTTCAGAATATTTAAAACATTTTATTGATTCAATAGGTTTATATATTTACAATCTCGCACCAGAACCATTAAAAAACATAATTTTACACTATAATGAATTACTTGAACAAACACTAAGAGCATTTTTCCAATTAAAAATGAATATTAACAAGAATCATGCATGTGATGAGTTAAAAACATTAGCAAGCTATGAATGGCTTATAAGAATTATCTCATTAATTCTACTTGGTAGTTTATTTATAGCCATTAAAAGAAGATTAGAAAGAAAGTGA
- a CDS encoding BtpA/SgcQ family protein → MFEKKPLIGMVHLKPLPGSYHYNEDFDSIVDFAVKEAKKLEDANFDAVMIENFGDAPFKKEVNKITIASMTVIAKAIKEEISLPLGINVLRNDAIGAYSIAHVVKADFIRVNVLSGVAFTDQGIIEGKAHELAKLRKLLPSKIKVFADVHVKHAYHFMDFESSLVDTVERGLADAVVVSGKRTGAEVDIEKLKLAKELVDVPVIVGSGTTYDNLKKLWDYADGFIIGTWIKKEGDVNNEIDIERAKKIVSLANQLRNLSEIYI, encoded by the coding sequence ATGTTTGAGAAAAAACCTTTAATTGGAATGGTTCATTTAAAGCCATTGCCTGGCTCTTATCATTATAATGAAGATTTTGATAGCATTGTAGATTTCGCAGTAAAAGAAGCTAAAAAGCTTGAAGATGCAAATTTTGATGCTGTAATGATTGAGAATTTTGGAGATGCCCCATTTAAAAAAGAGGTTAATAAGATAACTATAGCTTCAATGACTGTAATAGCCAAAGCTATAAAGGAAGAAATATCTCTTCCATTAGGAATAAATGTTTTGAGAAATGATGCTATTGGGGCTTATTCAATTGCCCATGTCGTTAAAGCAGATTTTATTAGAGTTAACGTTCTTTCTGGAGTAGCATTTACAGACCAAGGGATTATTGAAGGTAAAGCTCATGAATTGGCTAAGTTAAGGAAGTTACTTCCAAGTAAAATAAAGGTTTTTGCAGATGTTCATGTAAAGCATGCATATCATTTCATGGATTTTGAAAGCTCATTAGTAGATACTGTTGAGAGAGGTTTAGCTGATGCTGTAGTTGTTAGTGGTAAGAGAACCGGAGCAGAGGTAGATATTGAAAAACTAAAATTAGCTAAAGAATTGGTTGATGTTCCTGTTATTGTCGGCTCTGGAACAACTTATGATAATTTAAAAAAACTTTGGGATTATGCAGATGGTTTTATAATTGGAACATGGATAAAGAAAGAAGGAGATGTTAATAATGAGATTGATATTGAGAGAGCTAAAAAGATTGTGAGCTTAGCTAACCAATTAAGAAATCTTTCAGAAATCTATATATAA
- the cca gene encoding CCA tRNA nucleotidyltransferase, protein MIILIEKILEEVLKEIKPSKNEIEKLKSKANEIINKIWEIVKENNYPVLEVLLVGSSARNTNLKNDYDIDIFVLFDKSTSEDELEEIGLKIGTEAIKRLNGSYKINYASHPYVNGKVGDYEVDIVPCYKIDFGEKIISAVDRTPLHHKFLKDRLNEKLCDEVRLLKAFLKSLGLYGSDVKTKGFSGYLCELLILHYGSFINLLKDAQNWKIGKRIILKDIFEIYKDVDVKNLKKFDEPFIVYDPVDLNRNVASPLSKENFCKFIFYSREFLKNPSIEFFRDYAKKMEEILENREHGYRLILRIPREDVVDDIIYPQMEKLQKSINKAITKHEFVILDSKCFADDNYCYLYWEFLVHELPRIALREGPQIFKNDRVERFLKKYDKVFIKDCKLFAYTERKYSHIIDLFKDIISGNLQNISIPKYVNPRNGEIIELRDYGKYK, encoded by the coding sequence GTGATTATTTTGATAGAAAAAATATTGGAAGAAGTTTTAAAAGAAATAAAGCCATCAAAAAATGAAATAGAAAAATTAAAATCTAAAGCAAATGAAATTATTAATAAAATCTGGGAAATAGTTAAAGAAAATAATTATCCAGTTTTAGAAGTTTTGTTAGTTGGTTCTTCAGCAAGAAATACAAATTTAAAAAATGATTATGACATAGATATTTTTGTATTGTTTGATAAATCAACTTCTGAAGATGAATTAGAAGAAATTGGACTAAAAATAGGGACAGAGGCAATAAAAAGATTGAATGGCTCTTATAAAATAAACTACGCTTCTCATCCTTATGTTAATGGTAAAGTTGGTGATTATGAAGTAGATATAGTTCCATGCTATAAGATAGATTTTGGGGAAAAAATTATTTCTGCAGTTGATAGAACTCCTCTGCATCATAAATTTCTAAAGGATAGATTAAATGAAAAGCTGTGTGATGAAGTTAGGTTGTTAAAAGCATTTTTGAAAAGTTTGGGACTGTATGGTTCAGATGTTAAAACTAAAGGATTCTCTGGCTATTTATGTGAGTTGTTGATTTTACATTATGGTTCATTTATAAACCTTCTAAAAGATGCTCAGAATTGGAAAATTGGGAAGAGAATAATTTTAAAGGATATTTTTGAAATTTATAAAGATGTGGATGTTAAAAATCTTAAGAAATTTGATGAACCATTTATTGTTTATGACCCAGTAGATTTAAATAGGAATGTTGCCTCCCCATTAAGCAAAGAGAATTTTTGCAAATTCATATTTTACTCAAGAGAATTTTTAAAAAATCCATCTATTGAGTTTTTTAGAGATTATGCTAAAAAAATGGAAGAGATTTTGGAAAATAGAGAGCATGGGTATAGATTAATATTGAGAATTCCAAGAGAAGATGTAGTTGATGACATCATTTATCCACAAATGGAAAAGCTTCAAAAAAGTATAAATAAAGCTATCACAAAACATGAATTTGTAATTTTAGATAGTAAGTGTTTTGCCGATGATAATTATTGTTATCTATATTGGGAATTTTTAGTGCATGAATTGCCAAGAATTGCTCTGAGAGAAGGGCCACAAATATTTAAAAATGATAGGGTTGAGAGATTTTTAAAGAAATATGATAAAGTTTTTATTAAGGATTGTAAGTTATTTGCATATACTGAGAGGAAATATTCTCATATAATCGATTTATTTAAAGATATTATTAGTGGGAATTTACAGAACATCTCTATTCCAAAGTATGTTAATCCAAGAAATGGAGAAATCATTGAGTTGAGGGATTATGGAAAATACAAGTAA
- a CDS encoding DUF530 family protein, which yields MENTSNLIKNANEFLDSLNGINNKLKEIVDKIKNKTIDKTELSNIISTLEKNLEILQDLKSKMEFLEFDSPYKNVGKLKGSYDSEGLQEIASYSTYLRRIASEKKGILERVRHALVAHKIALAHLTEDIGNINLPPNLPLDGSYKKIMFEFPPYLVTTYKEFLDILEPKGRGILTSYTVSLIVIDKGKREFKRVKVEDKNYEKYIKEKFGNAIITSIKRNFSKNKIIDDQYVRRVLAIGYLNAYKDEIERAINEKIDKLLNEEEKKYLNKYLELCLLFREEADISGGILDVRCMEERKLKELELKEILEKEGLYKDGEPIELLKKAIKIKNELSKEISKDILIKKFSEDVFKFYLYKTPDERARSNLFPSIMITPQKGFLSWMKVEGVDCINVLDLKFKLEEELPKYQIPLKNIGGVALYLIHDWKTVEKFNFNKKDIEDLLKKIALIEPIKEILKDKNVDISKLEKFGKVKKEKTKKFLDLLSGL from the coding sequence ATGGAAAATACAAGTAATTTAATAAAAAATGCCAATGAATTTTTGGATTCTTTAAATGGGATTAACAACAAATTAAAAGAGATAGTCGATAAGATAAAAAATAAAACTATCGATAAAACTGAATTATCTAATATTATATCAACCTTAGAAAAAAATTTAGAGATTTTGCAAGATTTGAAATCAAAAATGGAGTTTTTAGAATTTGATTCCCCATACAAGAACGTTGGAAAGTTAAAAGGTAGCTATGATAGTGAGGGATTACAAGAAATAGCAAGTTACAGCACATATCTAAGAAGGATAGCCAGTGAAAAGAAAGGGATATTAGAGAGAGTTAGACATGCCTTAGTTGCTCATAAAATTGCTTTAGCTCACTTAACTGAAGATATTGGTAATATAAATTTACCACCAAACCTACCATTAGATGGTTCATACAAAAAGATAATGTTTGAATTCCCGCCATATTTAGTCACAACCTACAAAGAATTTTTAGACATCTTAGAACCGAAAGGTAGAGGAATTTTAACCTCATATACGGTCTCACTCATAGTAATTGATAAGGGAAAGAGAGAATTTAAGAGAGTTAAAGTTGAAGATAAAAATTATGAGAAATATATTAAAGAGAAGTTTGGAAATGCAATAATTACATCAATAAAAAGAAATTTCTCAAAGAATAAAATTATTGATGACCAGTATGTTAGAAGGGTTTTAGCTATTGGCTATCTAAATGCTTACAAAGATGAAATTGAAAGAGCCATAAATGAAAAGATTGATAAGTTGCTTAATGAAGAAGAGAAAAAATACCTCAATAAATATTTAGAGCTCTGCTTATTATTTAGAGAAGAAGCAGATATAAGTGGAGGAATATTGGATGTTAGGTGTATGGAAGAAAGAAAATTGAAAGAGCTTGAACTTAAAGAGATTTTGGAAAAAGAGGGATTATATAAAGATGGAGAACCAATTGAACTATTAAAAAAAGCCATTAAAATTAAAAATGAGTTATCTAAGGAAATATCAAAAGATATTTTAATAAAAAAATTCTCTGAGGATGTGTTTAAATTTTATCTCTATAAAACTCCAGATGAAAGAGCAAGAAGTAATTTATTCCCATCTATCATGATAACTCCACAGAAAGGATTTTTATCTTGGATGAAAGTTGAGGGAGTTGATTGCATAAATGTCTTAGATTTAAAATTTAAATTAGAAGAAGAGCTTCCAAAATATCAGATTCCTTTAAAGAATATTGGAGGAGTTGCTTTATACTTAATTCATGATTGGAAAACTGTGGAGAAATTCAACTTTAACAAAAAAGATATTGAAGATTTATTGAAAAAAATTGCTTTAATAGAACCAATAAAAGAAATTTTAAAGGATAAAAATGTAGATATCAGCAAGTTAGAGAAGTTTGGTAAAGTTAAAAAAGAGAAAACTAAGAAGTTTTTGGATTTACTGAGTGGATTGTAA
- the pyrE gene encoding orotate phosphoribosyltransferase: MDKKSKLIELLKDVGCIKFGEFILASGKKSNYYIDIKKATTNPEILKLVGEMIAEQIKDEDVKVAGVELGSVPIATAVSIIAQKPLLIVRKKPKDYGTKNKIEGELKEGDKVVIVEDVTTTGGSVLKAVNEIRENGGIVDRVFVVVDRLEGAKENLQKENVELIPLVTVKELQ; this comes from the coding sequence ATGGATAAAAAATCTAAATTAATAGAACTACTTAAAGATGTTGGATGCATAAAATTCGGGGAATTTATTTTAGCTTCTGGTAAAAAGAGCAACTACTATATAGATATAAAGAAAGCTACAACAAACCCAGAGATTTTAAAGTTAGTTGGAGAGATGATTGCTGAGCAAATAAAAGATGAAGATGTAAAAGTTGCTGGTGTTGAGCTCGGCTCTGTCCCTATAGCAACTGCTGTTTCAATTATAGCACAAAAGCCATTATTAATTGTTAGAAAAAAACCAAAAGATTATGGAACTAAAAATAAAATAGAAGGGGAATTAAAAGAAGGGGATAAGGTAGTTATTGTAGAGGATGTTACAACAACTGGGGGAAGTGTGTTGAAAGCAGTTAATGAGATTAGGGAAAATGGTGGAATTGTTGATAGAGTTTTTGTTGTTGTTGATAGGTTAGAAGGGGCTAAGGAAAACTTACAAAAAGAGAATGTTGAACTAATCCCATTAGTTACAGTTAAAGAATTACAATGA